The following is a genomic window from Aminivibrio sp..
GGCCATGAACACGCCGTACATGTAGATCACGAAGGGTTTGCCCTGACTGTTTTCGTCGCACACCGTCCCATCCACGGCGGACCACTTTCCGGCGAATGACGTGGGTTTTCCGGCGGCCTTCAGCTCATCATAGGTCATATAGCCGCCGCCGGGTTTCGCGGTCTCCTTGAGCAGGGTCTCGCAGGCCACCCTGATGGCGTTGCCCGTCATGACCTGGGACCGGGAACCGCCCGCAGGGCCGGAATTGGGGCATTTCGCCGTGTTGGGCCACGTGAAGCGGAGCTTGTCGGGGGCGATGCCCAGGGGCCGCAACGCCTCGTGGGCCGTGCCGATGGCGCCGATGTCGGCTCCCTGGCCGTGGTCTTCCCAGGCGGAGCAGACGGTGATGGTCCCGTCGGGGTTCATGTCCACCCGGGCTTCGGAACCGTCGGGGCCGTCGAGCCCGCAGCCGTACACGCCCACCGAGAGGCCGACGCCTTTCTTGTAGCGGGCCGTGGAGCCTTCGGCGGCTCTCTTCTTCGCGAGTTCGTACTTCGGCCGGAGCGCCTCGAGCATCTTCGGCAGGGAATAGGATTCGGGGGCCTGTCCCGTGGGGGTGGTGCTTCCCGGCCGGTAGGCGTTCTTCAGGCGGATCTCCAGCGGATCCATGCCGAGCTTCTCAGCCAGCTCGTCCATAAGGACTTCGGAGGAGAAAAGGGACTGGGGGGAACCGTAGGCCCGGAAGGCCGATCCCCAGACATGGTTGGTACACACCGTCCGGCCTTCGCCCCTGATGTTGGGAATGTCGTATCCCGCACCCATGAACTGGGTGCCCCGCAGGGTCAGCAGATCGCCGAACTCGGAATAGGGACCGTGGTCCACGGAATAGTCGGTCTCCATGGCGAGGAGTTTTCCTTCCCTGTCGGCGGCGAACTTCATGTTGACGAAGAAGGGGGAGCGCTTTCCCGTGTACTGCTGCTGCTGCTTCCAGGTGTAGTTCAGAGCGACGGGGTGACCCGTGGCCAGTGCGGCGGCGCCCACGAGGGCTTCCATGGTGGGGCTGAACTTGTAGCCGAAGGTGCCTCCCGCCGGATTGGTCACGAGGACCAGCTTCTCAGGCTCAACGCCGAGGCCTGGGGCGATCATGGCCAGGTGGAGATGGACGCCGATGGACTTGGAATGGATCACCAGGCGCCCCTCGTTGTCCAGGTAGGCGAATCCCACGTCAGGCTCGATGGGCATGTGGGGCTGCCTTCCCACGTAGAAGTCGTCCTCCACGGTGACCACGTCGGAGCGGGCGAAGATGGGGGCCGTTTCTTCCCCTTTCTTTATCTTCTGGGTGAAATACACGTTTGGCGTGCCGGGATGGATTTCGATGGCGTCTTCCGCCATGGCGGCGGGAGCGCTCATGTAGGCCGGAAGGACCTCCAGATCGAGTTTCACCTTCTCGGCAGCGGCGGCGGCGTTCTTGTAGTTGTCGGCGCAGACGATGGCTACGGCGTCGCCGTACTGGAAAATCTTCTCGTCGCATAGGATGGGACGGTCCCATCCGTCGCCCTTGTTCGTGGGGAAGGTGATGAGGCCGGTAATCCTGTTTTTCCCCCTGATGTCCTTGTGGGTGACGATCTTGTAGACGCCGGGCATCTTCTCCGCCTCGGATGTGTCGATACCCTTTATGTTGGCGTGGGAAACCTTCGCCTGGACGAGGGCCGCGTGGAGGGTTTTCTTCGGCATCTTGAGGATCAGGTCCGCGCCGTAGTCCAGGGTCCCGGTAACCTTGGCGACGGCGGTGGGACGGGGGTACTTGCTGCCCCAGATCCGCCCGTCCTCCGGAAGGACGAAATCGAGCTCCTTCTCGTCCATCTCTCCCCGGAGCACCTTAGCGGCATCCATGACGGCGTCGACGATGGGCTTGTACCCGGTGCACCGGCAGGCGTTCCTGTTGGCCTGGAACCAGTCCCGGACTTCTTCCCGGTTCGGGTTGGGGTTTGTGTCGAGAAGGGCCTTGGCGGAGACGATGAATCCCGGAGTGCAGAAGCCGCACTGGGCGGCGCCGTGCCTGATCCAGGCCTTCTGGATGGGGTGGAGCTTCCCGGGGGCGCCGATGCCCTCGATGGTGGTGATGTCGGCTCTTTCAGGAAGCCTGGACATTTTGTACACGCAGGAACGGGTATACTTGCCGTCGATGATCACGCCGCAGGAGCCGCAATGCCCCTGGCCGCATCCGATCTTGGTCCCGGTCAGCCCGAGCTGTTCCCTGAGCACTGAGGCAAGGGTGCTGTCATCCTCCACTATGATGTTCCGTTCAACACCGTTGACAAAAAAGACTTTCTGAATCATCCTGTTCCCAGCTCCTTCCGTTCATCGGCAGGGGGCAGGGCGGCAGAGTTCCGGACCTGTGCGCGGCCATGCGACGGGGACCGAAACCGCCGCCCCTTTCCTATTCACAATACCCTTCGCGCAGGGATCTCCGCATGATTTCCGCTGTACCAATCCCTCCCTTCATCGTGTGCTGAAAAAAAAGCCGTCCTCCAGACATGAGGACGGCTTCGCCGTTTGCAAGAAAGCGTCCTCCTTGCCAAAGGGGAGGCGCGCCTGTTTCCGGGCGCACCCTAACGGTCGCTGTCCGTGGGGTTTATCCTTTAGGGCAGGCGACTCGGAGGAAAAGATCGATATTCTCAGAAAGAAATTTCAAAAAAACACTAACTAGTCTGACCCATTTTATACCAGGAAGAGTCTCCGGACAAGCCTATTCCCAGTTGGTTATGTCCTTCCCCGGGCCGTCCCCTCCCTCTTCACCGTCGGCACCCAGGGAGAACAGGTCGTATTCTCCGTGGTCGCCGGGACACCGGTAGACGAAGGGGCTTCCCCAGGGGTCCACCGGGAGCTTCCGCAGGTAGCCTCCCTCCCGGTACTTCCTCGGCTCGGGAGGAATGGAGGGTTTCGTCACCAGGGCTTCCAGCCCCTGGGCCGTGGAGGGATACAAACTGCTGTCGAGCCGGTACATCTCCAGGGCCTGCTCGATCTCCCGGATCTGCACAGCCGCCGCGGTTCTCTTGGCATCCTCGCCCCGGCCAACCACCCTGGGCACCACGAGGGCCGCCAGCAGGCCGAGGATAACCACTACCACGAGCACTTCCACCAGCGTAAAGCCTATCCGTTTCCGCTGCCTTTTCCTCATTGCGCAACCTCCGTTTCAGTTCTGCCCGCCCGTCACCCCGCGAGACTGGACAGGTCAAATATGGGTAAGAGGACGGCGATGACGACGAAGCCCACCGCCAGTCCGAGGAACAGCACCAGGAGGGGTTCGGCGAGGGTGGCGGCCTTTTCCATGCCGTCCCGGGCCTCTTCCCAGTTCATCTCCGCCACCTGGCCGATGGCGCCGGGCAGGTCGCCGCCCTGTTCGCCGATCCTGATGATGTACACCGTCTCCTCGGGGAAGGTGCCAAGCCGCTCCAGGGCCCGGTCGAACCGGAACCCCTCCTTCACGAGCCGGGCGGCCTCCACCCACCGCTCCGGCCGTGAGTCCATGGAGGAAGCCATGCTGAGGGCCTGCACCAGGGGGATCCCGGCGGAGAGCAGGGTCTTCAGGTGGGACATCACCAGGGAAAGGGCGATGTTCTCCCGGATGCGCCGGAAAAAGGGAAGGTTGACGGACCATTTTCTCTTCCTCGCCAGGAAAAAAAACCCGAGCAGAACAAGGACCAGCACCGGCCACCACTCCCGGAGAAACGCCGCCGTACCCAGGAGAATCCTCGTGGGGAGGGGCAGGGCCCGGCCCATGTCGGCGAACAGTTCGGCGAGCCGGGGCACCACGTAGGTGAGCAGGAAGAGAACCACGGCGAAGCCGATGACCGTCATGGCCAGCGGATAGGTGAGGGCGGACCGGATCTTCCGCCATTGCCTCTCCTGCATAGAATACAGCGCCGCGGCCTGCTCCAGGACACCGGGAAGGGCCGACGTCCTTTCGCCCGATTCCACGATCCTCAGGAGGTCTTCCCGGAAGAGCCCCGTCTCCTCCATGACGGCGGAGAGACGCTTTCCTCCCTGCACGCCTTCGTGGAGATGAAGACAGGCATCGGCCACCCGCCGGTCCGACGAGTGGCGGCCCAGGAACTTCAAGGCTTCCGCGAGGGGAACCCCCCGCTTCAGGTAGGAGGAAAGTCCCCGGCAGAACAGGGCATGGTAGGAGAGGCCGAACCCCCTTCTCCGCCCGGTTTTCCGCCCCGTTGCCTCGGCGATGTCCACCGCCGTGAGTCCCTGGGCGGCGAGCAGTTCCCCCGCCCTGAGGGAGGACGGGGCATCCACCGTTCCTTTCCTCACCGTTCCGGTTTCATCGTAGGCCGTGTAGCGAAAGGCCGGCACGGTTTACCCCTCTTCCCCGGAGGGACTGAATTCCCCGGCGGAGACCACCCGGAGCAGCTCCTCGGGGGAGGTCCGCCCTTGCCGCAGGGCATCGAGTCCCAGCTCCCAGAGGGTCCGGAACCCCTTCATCCGGGCGGCGGCCCGTATTTTCTGTGTGGGAAAGCCTGCCGACACCATTTCCCGGAGTTCGTCATCGAGAATGAACTGTTCGTACAGCCCCACCCGCCCCCGGTACCCCGTGCCCATGCAGTGGTCGCATCCTCTGCCCCGGAAGACCTCCGTCAGTCCCTCCCTGCGGAAGAGAGCCGGCGCTTCGGCCCGGTACGAGCACCGTGGGCAGAGCGTCCGGACAAGGCGCTGGGCCACGGCGCCGAGAAGGGACCCGGCAGCGAGATAGGGCTCGACCCCCATGTCGGTGAGGCGGACCACCGCCGAGACGGAGTCGTTGGTGTGGAGGGTGGAGAGGACCAGGTGGCCGGTGAGGGATGCCTGGACGCCGATGTGGGCCGTCTCGTAGTCCCTCATCTCGCCGATCATGATGATGTCCGGGTCCTGCCTGAGGATGGACCGGAGGGCGGC
Proteins encoded in this region:
- the gspG gene encoding type II secretion system major pseudopilin GspG; translation: MRKRQRKRIGFTLVEVLVVVVILGLLAALVVPRVVGRGEDAKRTAAAVQIREIEQALEMYRLDSSLYPSTAQGLEALVTKPSIPPEPRKYREGGYLRKLPVDPWGSPFVYRCPGDHGEYDLFSLGADGEEGGDGPGKDITNWE
- a CDS encoding type II secretion system F family protein, which encodes MPAFRYTAYDETGTVRKGTVDAPSSLRAGELLAAQGLTAVDIAEATGRKTGRRRGFGLSYHALFCRGLSSYLKRGVPLAEALKFLGRHSSDRRVADACLHLHEGVQGGKRLSAVMEETGLFREDLLRIVESGERTSALPGVLEQAAALYSMQERQWRKIRSALTYPLAMTVIGFAVVLFLLTYVVPRLAELFADMGRALPLPTRILLGTAAFLREWWPVLVLVLLGFFFLARKRKWSVNLPFFRRIRENIALSLVMSHLKTLLSAGIPLVQALSMASSMDSRPERWVEAARLVKEGFRFDRALERLGTFPEETVYIIRIGEQGGDLPGAIGQVAEMNWEEARDGMEKAATLAEPLLVLFLGLAVGFVVIAVLLPIFDLSSLAG
- a CDS encoding molybdopterin-dependent aldehyde oxidoreductase encodes the protein MIQKVFFVNGVERNIIVEDDSTLASVLREQLGLTGTKIGCGQGHCGSCGVIIDGKYTRSCVYKMSRLPERADITTIEGIGAPGKLHPIQKAWIRHGAAQCGFCTPGFIVSAKALLDTNPNPNREEVRDWFQANRNACRCTGYKPIVDAVMDAAKVLRGEMDEKELDFVLPEDGRIWGSKYPRPTAVAKVTGTLDYGADLILKMPKKTLHAALVQAKVSHANIKGIDTSEAEKMPGVYKIVTHKDIRGKNRITGLITFPTNKGDGWDRPILCDEKIFQYGDAVAIVCADNYKNAAAAAEKVKLDLEVLPAYMSAPAAMAEDAIEIHPGTPNVYFTQKIKKGEETAPIFARSDVVTVEDDFYVGRQPHMPIEPDVGFAYLDNEGRLVIHSKSIGVHLHLAMIAPGLGVEPEKLVLVTNPAGGTFGYKFSPTMEALVGAAALATGHPVALNYTWKQQQQYTGKRSPFFVNMKFAADREGKLLAMETDYSVDHGPYSEFGDLLTLRGTQFMGAGYDIPNIRGEGRTVCTNHVWGSAFRAYGSPQSLFSSEVLMDELAEKLGMDPLEIRLKNAYRPGSTTPTGQAPESYSLPKMLEALRPKYELAKKRAAEGSTARYKKGVGLSVGVYGCGLDGPDGSEARVDMNPDGTITVCSAWEDHGQGADIGAIGTAHEALRPLGIAPDKLRFTWPNTAKCPNSGPAGGSRSQVMTGNAIRVACETLLKETAKPGGGYMTYDELKAAGKPTSFAGKWSAVDGTVCDENSQGKPFVIYMYGVFMAEVTVDTETGKTAVDRMTLMCDCGKINNRLVVDGQNYGGIAQGIGLALSEEFEDIEKHSTMPGAGFPYIKDIPDDIEVIYFEEPRADGPHGAAGIGELPLTSPHASIINGIYNACGVRITKLPAYPEKVLAALKKE